The following are encoded in a window of Alphaproteobacteria bacterium genomic DNA:
- the lpdA gene encoding dihydrolipoyl dehydrogenase, with the protein MADTSFDLIVIGSGPGGYVTAIRAAQLGMKTAIVERELLGGICLNWGCIPTKALLRSAEVYHLMKHADAYGLSASGVAFDARKVVERSRKVAGQLNSGVTFLMKKHKIAVFFGSGKLDGVAGGLRKVAVAGKDGKATALTARNVILATGARARELPGMEADGKLVWTYREAMVPPSIPKSLLVIGSGAIGIEFASFYRTFGAEVTVVEVMDRVLPVEDADISAFARKAFEKQGMKIMTSATVKALKKGASNVTATIEAGGKTQDITVERVISAVGIVGNVETLGLEGTKVKVDRTHVVVDGWGATGEPNVYAIGDLTGPPWLAHKASHEGVTCVEKIAGVKGVHPFETKNIPGCTYCHPQVASVGLTEAAAKAAGHRVKVGRFPFIGNGKAIALGEAEGLVKTVFDAKTGELLGAHMVGAEVTELIQGYTIARTLESTEAELMHTVFPHPTISETMHEAVLDAYGRVLHV; encoded by the coding sequence ATGGCCGATACCAGCTTCGACCTCATCGTCATCGGCAGCGGACCGGGCGGCTACGTCACCGCGATCCGCGCCGCGCAGCTCGGCATGAAGACGGCGATCGTCGAGCGCGAGCTGCTCGGCGGCATCTGCCTGAACTGGGGCTGCATCCCGACCAAGGCGCTGCTGCGCTCGGCCGAGGTCTATCATCTGATGAAGCACGCCGATGCCTATGGGCTGTCGGCCAGCGGCGTGGCGTTCGACGCCAGGAAGGTCGTCGAGCGCAGCCGCAAGGTCGCGGGCCAGCTCAACAGCGGCGTGACCTTCCTGATGAAGAAGCACAAGATCGCGGTCTTCTTCGGCAGCGGCAAGCTCGACGGCGTCGCTGGCGGGCTGCGCAAGGTCGCGGTCGCCGGCAAGGACGGCAAGGCCACCGCGCTCACAGCCAGGAACGTCATTCTCGCCACCGGCGCGCGGGCGCGCGAGCTGCCGGGCATGGAGGCCGACGGCAAGCTGGTGTGGACGTATCGCGAAGCGATGGTGCCGCCTTCGATCCCCAAGTCGCTGCTGGTGATCGGCTCGGGCGCGATCGGCATCGAGTTCGCCAGCTTCTATCGCACCTTCGGCGCCGAGGTGACGGTGGTGGAGGTGATGGACCGTGTGCTGCCGGTCGAGGACGCCGACATCTCGGCCTTCGCCAGAAAGGCGTTCGAGAAGCAGGGCATGAAGATCATGACCAGCGCCACGGTGAAGGCGCTGAAGAAGGGCGCGAGCAACGTCACGGCGACGATCGAGGCCGGCGGCAAGACGCAGGACATCACCGTCGAGCGCGTGATCTCCGCCGTCGGCATCGTCGGCAACGTCGAGACGCTCGGGCTGGAAGGCACCAAGGTGAAGGTCGATCGCACGCATGTCGTGGTCGACGGTTGGGGCGCTACCGGCGAGCCTAATGTCTATGCCATCGGTGATCTCACCGGTCCACCCTGGCTGGCGCACAAGGCGAGCCACGAGGGCGTCACCTGCGTCGAGAAGATCGCCGGCGTGAAGGGCGTTCATCCCTTCGAGACCAAGAACATCCCGGGCTGCACCTATTGCCATCCGCAGGTCGCCAGCGTCGGCCTGACCGAGGCGGCGGCCAAGGCGGCGGGGCACCGGGTGAAGGTCGGTCGCTTCCCCTTCATCGGCAACGGCAAGGCGATCGCGTTGGGCGAGGCCGAGGGGCTGGTGAAGACGGTGTTCGACGCCAAGACCGGCGAGCTCCTGGGCGCGCACATGGTGGGCGCCGAGGTCACCGAGCTGATCCAGGGCTACACCATTGCGCGTACGCTCGAGTCGACCGAGGCCGAGCTGATGCATACGGTGTTCCCGCATCCGACAATCTCCGAGACGATGCACGAGGCCGTGCTCGACGCCTACGGGCGGGTGCTGCACGTCTGA
- the ntrC gene encoding nitrogen regulation protein NR(I), with translation MSPANAVILVADDDRAIRTVLSQALGRQGYDVRCTGNAANLWSWIQDGIGDLVITDVVMPDDNGLDLIPRIRKLRPDLRIIVMSAQTTLLTAVRAAERGAFEYLPKPFDLKELVAVVGRALATQPVRSSEPELPENANGERLPLIGRSPAMQEIYRTLARLMSTDLSVMISGESGTGKELVARALHDYGKRRSGPFVAINMAAIPRELIESELFGHERGAFTGATQRMAGKFEQAAGGTLFLDEIGDMPIEAQTRLLRVLQEGEYTTVGGRQPIRANARIVAATHQDLRRLIQQGLFREDLFYRLNVVPIRLPPLRDKPEDIAELAHHYLRKAAADGLPEKVLAPEALALMKAYRWPGNVRELENLVRRLAALYSQEIITVDIIEAELAEQVSVPAQAAAQAANGAVPTVSSSVETLSEAVERHLRDYFAAHKESLPPNGLYDRILADMERPLLALTLGATRGNQVKAAQLLGLNRNTLRKKIRELDVQVVRSPR, from the coding sequence ATGTCCCCCGCCAACGCCGTCATCCTGGTCGCCGACGATGATCGGGCGATCCGCACGGTGCTCAGCCAGGCGCTCGGCCGCCAGGGCTACGACGTGCGCTGCACCGGCAATGCCGCCAATCTGTGGAGCTGGATCCAGGACGGCATCGGCGATCTGGTGATCACCGACGTGGTGATGCCCGACGACAACGGGCTCGACCTGATTCCACGCATCCGCAAGCTGCGGCCCGACCTGCGCATCATCGTCATGAGCGCGCAGACCACGCTGCTCACCGCCGTGCGCGCCGCCGAGCGCGGCGCCTTCGAGTACCTGCCCAAGCCGTTCGACCTGAAGGAGCTGGTCGCCGTCGTCGGCCGCGCGCTGGCGACGCAGCCGGTGCGCAGCAGCGAGCCGGAGCTGCCGGAGAACGCCAACGGAGAACGCCTGCCGCTGATCGGCCGCTCGCCGGCGATGCAGGAGATCTACCGCACGCTGGCGCGGCTGATGTCGACCGACCTGTCAGTGATGATCTCCGGTGAGTCCGGCACCGGCAAGGAGCTGGTGGCGCGCGCGCTGCACGACTACGGCAAGCGGCGCAGCGGCCCGTTCGTCGCCATCAACATGGCGGCGATCCCGCGCGAGCTGATCGAGAGCGAGCTGTTCGGCCACGAGCGCGGCGCCTTCACCGGCGCCACCCAGCGCATGGCCGGCAAGTTCGAGCAGGCCGCCGGCGGCACGCTGTTCCTCGACGAGATCGGCGACATGCCGATCGAGGCGCAGACCCGTCTGCTGCGCGTGCTGCAGGAGGGCGAGTACACCACGGTCGGCGGCCGCCAGCCGATCCGCGCCAACGCCCGAATCGTCGCGGCGACGCATCAGGACCTGCGCCGCCTGATCCAGCAGGGCCTGTTCCGCGAGGATCTATTCTACCGGCTCAACGTCGTGCCGATCCGCCTGCCACCCCTGCGCGACAAGCCCGAGGACATCGCCGAGCTGGCGCATCACTACCTGCGCAAGGCCGCCGCCGACGGCCTGCCGGAAAAGGTGCTGGCGCCCGAGGCGCTGGCGCTGATGAAGGCCTATCGCTGGCCCGGCAACGTGCGCGAGCTGGAGAACCTGGTGCGTCGCCTGGCGGCGCTCTACTCGCAGGAGATCATCACCGTCGACATCATCGAGGCCGAGCTCGCCGAGCAGGTCAGCGTGCCCGCACAGGCGGCGGCCCAGGCGGCCAACGGCGCGGTCCCGACCGTGTCGTCGAGCGTCGAGACCCTGAGCGAGGCGGTCGAGCGCCACCTGCGCGACTACTTCGCCGCCCACAAGGAAAGCCTGCCGCCCAACGGCCTGTACGACCGCATCCTCGCCGACATGGAGCGGCCGCTGCTCGCCCTGACCCTGGGCGCGACCCGCGGCAACCAGGTCAAGGCGGCGCAATTGCTGGGGCTGAACCGCAACACCCTGCGCAAGAAGATCCGCGAGCTCGACGTCCAGGTGGTGCGCAGCCCGCGGTAG
- a CDS encoding CinA family protein, with protein MTDALFPGTWRALATDLLELYRRAGLKLATAESCTGGLVAATLTAIPGSSDVVERGFATYSNEAKEKMLGVPRATLLSYGAVSEPVARAMAEGALVESLADVAVSITGVAGPSGGSTEKPVGLVHFGCARRGRPTVTARHVFPGDRDEIRARAVETALAMLGDAVR; from the coding sequence ATGACCGACGCTCTCTTCCCCGGGACCTGGCGCGCGCTGGCCACCGACCTGCTCGAGCTCTACCGCCGCGCCGGGCTGAAGCTGGCGACAGCAGAGTCGTGCACCGGCGGCCTCGTCGCCGCGACCCTGACCGCGATCCCCGGCTCGTCCGATGTCGTCGAGCGCGGCTTCGCCACCTATTCCAACGAAGCCAAGGAGAAGATGCTCGGCGTGCCGCGCGCGACCCTGCTGTCCTACGGCGCGGTGAGCGAGCCCGTCGCACGCGCCATGGCCGAGGGCGCGCTGGTAGAATCGCTGGCCGATGTCGCGGTGTCGATCACCGGCGTCGCCGGGCCGAGCGGCGGCAGCACCGAGAAGCCGGTGGGACTGGTGCATTTCGGCTGTGCCCGGCGCGGCCGGCCGACGGTGACGGCCCGACACGTGTTTCCCGGTGATCGCGACGAGATCCGGGCGCGCGCCGTCGAGACGGCGCTGGCGATGCTGGGCGACGCGGTGCGCTGA
- a CDS encoding type II toxin-antitoxin system RatA family toxin, with translation MPVHRERRVLPYTPRQLFDLVADIEAYPQFLPWCIGARIRRRDGARIIADLIIGFRLFRERFTSTVSLMPGNPDGPRIDTIYADGPFKRLESYWIFHPHAGGCDVEFFVDFEFKSRLLQATIELLFHEAVRRMVAAFETRAAKLYGAIPGARPA, from the coding sequence ATGCCGGTGCATCGCGAACGGCGGGTGCTGCCCTACACGCCGCGCCAGCTCTTCGACCTCGTGGCCGACATCGAGGCCTATCCGCAATTCCTGCCGTGGTGCATCGGCGCGCGCATTCGCCGCCGCGACGGCGCGCGGATCATCGCCGACCTGATCATCGGCTTCCGCCTGTTCCGCGAGCGCTTTACCTCGACGGTCTCGCTGATGCCGGGCAATCCCGACGGCCCGCGCATCGACACGATCTACGCCGACGGCCCGTTCAAGCGGCTGGAGAGCTACTGGATCTTTCACCCGCATGCCGGCGGCTGCGACGTCGAGTTCTTCGTCGACTTCGAGTTCAAGTCGCGCCTCCTGCAGGCGACCATCGAGCTGTTGTTCCACGAGGCCGTGCGCCGCATGGTCGCCGCCTTCGAAACCCGCGCCGCCAAGCTCTACGGCGCAATTCCCGGGGCACGACCGGCGTAA
- a CDS encoding pyruvate dehydrogenase complex dihydrolipoamide acetyltransferase, producing MAINILMPALSPTMTEGKLAKWHVKEGDKVTSGNVICEIETDKATMEVEAVDEGIIGKIVVPEGTEGVAVNAVIAILVEEGEEVPAGDAKPAASAPKPAASPAPAAAPASAPQGSAPPQPATAAPAPANTLEGGRVFASPLAKRLAAEAGLDLSKISGSGPHGRIVKEDVEHAAKAGTAKPAAAPQPAAAKGPAQPQFVVPGEATTKIPHTSIRKVIARRMSESKQTVPHFYLTVDYEIDALLEARKALNALAEKSKGAKVSVNDMVIKACAMALRDHPDVNASWSEEAMIQYNTVDIAVAVATDRGLVTPIVRNADLKGLGRIAADMKDLASRAREGKLKLDEFQGGGFTISNLGMYGIKDFLAIINPPQAAILAVGAGEERVVVRDGQMVIRNIMSCSLSVDHRVVDGALGSVFLQTLRSYIEQPATMLL from the coding sequence ATGGCGATCAACATCCTCATGCCGGCGCTGTCGCCGACCATGACCGAAGGCAAGCTGGCCAAGTGGCATGTCAAGGAAGGCGACAAGGTCACATCAGGCAATGTCATCTGCGAGATCGAGACCGACAAGGCGACCATGGAGGTCGAGGCGGTCGACGAGGGCATCATCGGCAAGATCGTGGTGCCGGAGGGCACCGAGGGCGTCGCCGTCAACGCCGTGATCGCGATCCTGGTCGAGGAAGGCGAGGAAGTGCCGGCCGGTGATGCCAAGCCGGCTGCTTCCGCGCCTAAACCCGCAGCGTCACCCGCGCCCGCCGCAGCGCCTGCATCAGCGCCTCAAGGTTCGGCGCCTCCTCAACCAGCCACTGCAGCACCGGCTCCAGCGAATACATTGGAAGGTGGGCGCGTGTTCGCCTCTCCTCTGGCCAAGCGCCTTGCGGCGGAGGCGGGGCTCGATCTGTCGAAGATCAGTGGCTCGGGCCCGCACGGCCGGATCGTGAAGGAAGACGTTGAGCACGCCGCCAAGGCGGGCACGGCCAAGCCGGCTGCGGCGCCCCAGCCCGCTGCCGCGAAAGGTCCGGCCCAGCCGCAATTCGTGGTACCGGGCGAGGCAACGACCAAGATTCCGCACACCTCGATCCGCAAGGTCATCGCGCGCCGCATGAGCGAGTCCAAGCAGACGGTGCCGCATTTCTACCTGACGGTGGATTACGAGATCGATGCGCTGCTCGAGGCACGCAAGGCGCTCAACGCGCTGGCCGAGAAGAGCAAGGGTGCCAAGGTCTCGGTCAACGACATGGTGATCAAGGCCTGCGCCATGGCGCTGCGCGACCATCCCGACGTCAACGCCTCGTGGAGCGAGGAGGCGATGATCCAGTACAACACCGTCGACATCGCCGTGGCGGTGGCGACGGATCGCGGCCTGGTGACGCCGATCGTGCGCAACGCCGACCTCAAGGGTCTGGGCCGCATCGCCGCCGACATGAAGGACCTCGCGTCCCGTGCGCGCGAGGGCAAGCTGAAGCTCGACGAGTTCCAGGGCGGCGGCTTCACCATCTCCAACCTCGGCATGTACGGCATCAAGGATTTCCTGGCGATCATCAACCCGCCGCAGGCCGCGATTCTCGCGGTCGGCGCCGGCGAGGAGCGCGTGGTCGTGCGCGACGGCCAGATGGTGATCCGCAACATCATGAGCTGCTCGCTGTCGGTCGATCACCGCGTCGTCGACGGCGCGCTGGGCTCGGTCTTCCTGCAGACGCTGCGCTCGTACATCGAGCAGCCTGCGACGATGCTGCTGTGA
- a CDS encoding bifunctional 2-C-methyl-D-erythritol 4-phosphate cytidylyltransferase/2-C-methyl-D-erythritol 2,4-cyclodiphosphate synthase, producing the protein MPPSSAPRTAALIVAAGRGHRLGAALPKQYLGLAGVAVLRHALERFVRHPGIGLVQVVIADADLPLYDAATAGLELPPPVTGGSTRQRSVLNGLEGLAGRGVELVAIHDAARPLVDAGTITRTLEAAARDGVDGALAAVPLADTLKRADGETMVAATISRQLLWRAQTPQVFRFERILAAHRAVAALGNDEATALTDDSAVAEQAGCRIALVESPERNFKITTDADLARAERELALAMETRTGTGFDVHAFGPGDAVSLCGVSVPHTQGLVGHSDADVALHALTDALLGTIAAGDIGAHFPPADPQWRGASSDRFLRHAADLVTKRGGRIVNLDVTIICERPKVGPHRERMRARVAEILDIAVDRVAVKATTTEKLGFTGRGEGIAAQAIATVAVPAQEQ; encoded by the coding sequence ATGCCCCCATCGTCCGCCCCGCGTACCGCCGCGCTGATCGTGGCCGCCGGCCGCGGCCATCGGCTTGGAGCCGCCCTTCCGAAGCAATATCTGGGCCTAGCGGGCGTTGCGGTCCTGCGACATGCGCTCGAGCGCTTCGTCCGCCATCCCGGGATCGGCCTGGTGCAGGTGGTGATCGCCGATGCCGACCTGCCGCTCTATGACGCAGCCACCGCCGGGCTCGAGCTGCCGCCGCCGGTCACCGGCGGGTCCACCCGCCAGCGCTCGGTGCTGAACGGGCTGGAGGGGCTGGCCGGCCGGGGCGTCGAGCTGGTGGCGATCCACGACGCCGCCCGGCCGCTGGTCGATGCCGGCACCATCACCCGCACCCTGGAGGCTGCGGCACGCGATGGCGTCGATGGCGCCCTCGCCGCGGTCCCGCTGGCCGACACGCTCAAGCGCGCCGACGGCGAGACGATGGTCGCGGCCACCATTTCGCGCCAGCTGCTGTGGCGCGCGCAGACCCCCCAGGTCTTCCGCTTCGAGCGCATCCTCGCCGCCCACCGCGCCGTCGCCGCGCTTGGCAACGACGAGGCCACGGCGTTGACCGACGATTCGGCCGTGGCCGAGCAGGCCGGTTGCCGGATCGCCCTGGTCGAGAGCCCGGAACGCAACTTCAAGATCACCACCGACGCCGACCTCGCGCGCGCCGAACGGGAGCTTGCCCTGGCCATGGAGACCCGCACCGGCACCGGCTTCGACGTGCACGCCTTCGGTCCGGGCGACGCGGTGAGCTTGTGCGGCGTGTCCGTGCCGCACACCCAGGGGCTCGTCGGCCACTCCGACGCCGATGTCGCGCTGCATGCGCTGACCGACGCGCTCTTGGGCACGATCGCCGCCGGCGACATCGGTGCGCACTTCCCACCCGCCGATCCGCAATGGCGCGGCGCGTCATCCGACCGCTTCCTGCGCCATGCCGCCGACCTCGTGACCAAGCGCGGCGGACGGATCGTCAACCTCGACGTCACCATCATCTGCGAACGCCCCAAGGTCGGGCCGCATCGCGAACGCATGCGCGCGCGCGTCGCGGAGATCCTCGACATCGCCGTCGATCGCGTCGCGGTGAAGGCGACGACGACCGAGAAGCTCGGCTTCACCGGCCGCGGCGAAGGTATCGCCGCACAGGCCATCGCCACCGTCGCCGTGCCGGCCCAGGAGCAATGA
- a CDS encoding PAS domain-containing protein, producing MAQRAAALARSERSGPIPPAEAILAALVEATIVVDGGDTILYANPAAEQFFGTGAALLIGHPLEDFLPRDSPAFSLMTQVRLSAAAVSESGVTLSSPRIGARFVAILMAPVHDGDDRIVISLLEQSIARKIDNQMLHRGAARSVSAMGSMLAHEVKNPLSGIRGAAQLIEQSLGEDERELTQLICEETDRIVALVDRMEAFADGRPVERGPVNIHQVLGHVRKVAENGFGRRVRFVENYDPSLPSVWGNRDQLIQVFLNLVKNACEAVPEEGGEVILSTAYRQGVRLAVPGVRTKVHLPLVVSVQDNGPGIAEAIRDQVFDAFVTSKVNGTGLGLALVAKIVNDHGGVVEFDSEPRRTAFNVMLPMQPVTVEEPTRFGG from the coding sequence ATGGCCCAGCGCGCCGCCGCCCTCGCGCGATCCGAACGCAGCGGCCCGATCCCGCCGGCCGAGGCGATCCTCGCGGCGCTGGTCGAGGCGACCATCGTGGTCGATGGCGGCGATACCATCCTCTATGCCAACCCGGCGGCCGAGCAGTTCTTCGGCACCGGCGCCGCGCTGCTGATCGGCCACCCGCTCGAGGACTTCCTGCCCCGGGACTCGCCGGCCTTCTCGCTGATGACCCAGGTGCGGCTGAGCGCGGCGGCGGTGAGCGAGAGCGGTGTGACCTTGAGCTCGCCGCGCATCGGCGCGCGCTTCGTCGCCATCCTGATGGCGCCGGTGCACGACGGCGACGACCGCATCGTGATCTCGCTGCTCGAGCAGTCGATCGCCCGCAAGATCGACAACCAGATGCTGCACCGGGGCGCGGCGCGCTCGGTCAGCGCCATGGGCTCGATGCTGGCGCACGAGGTCAAGAACCCGCTGTCGGGCATCCGCGGCGCGGCCCAGCTGATCGAGCAGTCGCTGGGCGAGGACGAGCGCGAGCTGACGCAGCTGATCTGCGAGGAGACCGATCGCATCGTCGCCCTGGTCGACCGCATGGAGGCCTTCGCCGACGGCCGTCCGGTCGAGCGCGGCCCGGTCAACATCCACCAGGTGCTGGGCCACGTGCGCAAGGTCGCCGAGAACGGCTTCGGCCGGCGCGTGAGGTTCGTCGAGAACTACGATCCGTCGCTGCCCTCGGTCTGGGGCAATCGCGACCAGCTCATCCAGGTGTTTCTCAATCTGGTGAAGAACGCCTGCGAGGCGGTTCCGGAAGAGGGCGGCGAGGTGATTCTCTCGACCGCCTATCGGCAGGGCGTGCGGCTTGCCGTTCCGGGCGTGCGGACCAAGGTGCATCTGCCGCTGGTCGTCTCGGTGCAGGACAACGGTCCGGGCATCGCCGAGGCGATCCGCGACCAGGTGTTCGACGCGTTCGTCACCAGCAAGGTCAACGGCACCGGGCTCGGACTCGCCCTGGTGGCAAAGATCGTCAATGACCACGGAGGGGTCGTCGAGTTCGACAGCGAGCCGAGGCGTACGGCCTTCAACGTCATGCTGCCCATGCAGCCGGTGACGGTGGAGGAACCGACCCGCTTCGGTGGCTAG
- a CDS encoding cupin domain-containing protein, whose product MAEGVRICLADKLASFSDKWQPKIVETIDDYEIKVVKVDGDFVWHEHADADELFIVIKGRLRMDFRDRQVTLGPGELIVVPRGTEHKPYAEDCEMILLERRGVPNTGDGPANDRTAQPMRI is encoded by the coding sequence ATGGCCGAGGGTGTGCGCATCTGCCTCGCCGACAAGCTGGCGAGCTTCAGCGACAAGTGGCAGCCGAAGATCGTCGAAACGATCGACGACTACGAGATCAAGGTGGTGAAGGTCGACGGTGATTTTGTCTGGCACGAGCATGCCGATGCCGACGAGTTGTTCATCGTCATCAAGGGCCGGCTCCGCATGGATTTCCGCGACCGGCAAGTGACGCTCGGGCCGGGCGAGCTGATCGTCGTGCCGCGCGGCACCGAGCACAAGCCGTATGCCGAGGACTGCGAGATGATCCTGCTCGAGCGTCGCGGCGTGCCCAATACCGGCGACGGGCCTGCCAACGATCGCACGGCCCAGCCGATGAGGATCTGA
- the lipA gene encoding lipoyl synthase has product MEPTLDKPAVARAERHPEKAHRPDNPVARKPAWIRVKAPNSPQFAETRRLMREYGLSTVCEEAACPNIGECWKHKHATFMIMGDTCTRACAFCNVRTGMPGALNPHEPVNVAEAVGKLGLSHVVITSVDRDDLPDGGAAHFVQVIEAIRRASPDTTIEILTPDFLRKRGAIEAVVAARPDVFNHNLETVPRLYPTIRPGARYFASLQLLAKVKETDPARFTKSGLMVGLGETKGEILQVMDDLRAADVDFLTIGQYLQPTPKHAAVEHFWTPEEFAQLASAARGRGFLMVSASPLTRSSYHAGDDFQRLRAAREARLASG; this is encoded by the coding sequence ATGGAACCCACTCTCGACAAGCCCGCCGTCGCGCGTGCCGAGCGACATCCGGAGAAGGCGCACCGGCCGGACAATCCCGTCGCGCGCAAGCCGGCCTGGATCCGGGTCAAGGCGCCGAACTCGCCGCAATTCGCCGAGACGCGCCGCCTGATGCGCGAATACGGGCTGAGCACGGTGTGCGAGGAAGCCGCCTGCCCGAATATCGGTGAGTGCTGGAAGCACAAGCACGCCACCTTCATGATCATGGGCGACACCTGCACGCGGGCCTGCGCCTTCTGCAACGTGCGCACTGGCATGCCCGGCGCGCTCAATCCGCACGAGCCGGTCAACGTCGCCGAGGCCGTCGGCAAGCTCGGCCTGAGCCACGTCGTCATCACCTCGGTCGATCGCGACGACCTGCCCGACGGCGGGGCGGCGCATTTCGTCCAGGTGATCGAGGCGATTCGCCGCGCCTCGCCCGATACGACGATCGAGATCCTGACGCCGGACTTCCTGCGCAAGCGCGGCGCGATCGAGGCCGTGGTCGCGGCCAGGCCCGACGTGTTCAACCACAACCTCGAGACCGTACCGCGGCTCTACCCGACGATCCGCCCGGGCGCGCGCTACTTCGCCTCGCTGCAGCTGCTGGCCAAGGTCAAGGAGACCGACCCGGCACGCTTCACCAAGTCGGGCCTGATGGTCGGCCTCGGCGAGACCAAGGGCGAGATCCTGCAGGTGATGGACGATTTGCGCGCCGCCGACGTCGACTTCCTCACCATCGGCCAGTACCTGCAGCCCACCCCCAAGCACGCCGCGGTCGAGCATTTCTGGACTCCCGAGGAGTTCGCCCAACTCGCCAGCGCGGCGCGGGGCAGGGGCTTCCTGATGGTCTCGGCCTCGCCGCTGACGCGCTCGAGCTACCACGCCGGCGACGACTTCCAGCGCCTGCGCGCCGCGCGCGAGGCCAGGCTGGCATCCGGCTGA
- the dusB gene encoding tRNA dihydrouridine synthase DusB, with protein sequence MSSVGTTPSISPAPIAIGGVTLEAPVILAPMSGVTDLPFRRLVKSEGAGLVVSEMIASQAMIRENRKTLLMAARGEGEEPMAVQLAGCEPEVMAEAAKLNEDRGAQIIDINFGCPVKKVVNGHAGSSLMRDEVHAARILEATVRAVKLPVTLKMRKGWDERSQNAPSLARIAEQSGIRMITVHGRTRCQFYEGQADWTFIRSVKEATRLPVIVNGDIVSFDDVTTALAQSGADGVMIGRGAYGRPWFLRQVAHFLRTGERPADPPLAIQYELLSRHYEETLAHYGEHAGVRMARKHIGWYSKGLPGSAEFRSTVNRVADAAEVRRLVAAFYAAAIDRGHTRSFIPEREAA encoded by the coding sequence ATGAGCAGCGTAGGGACTACTCCATCCATCAGCCCGGCGCCGATCGCCATCGGCGGCGTGACCCTGGAGGCGCCCGTGATCCTGGCGCCGATGTCGGGCGTCACCGACCTGCCGTTCCGCCGGCTGGTCAAGAGCGAGGGGGCGGGACTGGTGGTGTCGGAGATGATCGCCAGCCAGGCGATGATCCGCGAGAACCGCAAGACCCTGCTGATGGCCGCGCGCGGCGAGGGCGAGGAGCCGATGGCGGTGCAGCTCGCCGGCTGCGAGCCCGAGGTGATGGCCGAGGCGGCGAAGCTCAACGAGGACCGCGGCGCGCAGATCATCGACATCAATTTCGGCTGCCCGGTGAAGAAGGTCGTCAACGGCCATGCCGGCTCCTCGCTGATGCGCGACGAGGTGCATGCCGCAAGGATCCTCGAGGCCACCGTCCGGGCGGTGAAGCTTCCGGTGACGCTCAAGATGCGCAAGGGCTGGGACGAGCGCTCGCAGAACGCGCCCAGCCTCGCGCGCATCGCCGAGCAGAGCGGCATCCGGATGATCACGGTGCACGGCCGCACGCGCTGCCAGTTCTACGAGGGGCAGGCCGACTGGACCTTCATCCGCTCGGTCAAGGAGGCCACGCGCCTGCCGGTGATCGTCAACGGCGACATCGTCTCGTTCGACGACGTGACGACGGCGCTGGCGCAATCGGGCGCCGACGGCGTGATGATCGGCCGCGGCGCCTACGGGCGGCCCTGGTTCTTGCGACAGGTCGCACATTTCCTGAGGACCGGCGAGCGCCCGGCCGACCCGCCGCTGGCAATTCAGTATGAGTTGCTGTCGCGCCACTACGAGGAGACGCTGGCGCACTACGGCGAGCATGCCGGCGTGCGCATGGCGCGCAAGCATATCGGCTGGTACTCCAAGGGCCTGCCGGGCTCGGCCGAGTTCCGCTCGACGGTCAATCGCGTCGCCGACGCGGCCGAGGTGCGCCGCCTGGTGGCCGCCTTCTACGCCGCCGCGATCGATCGCGGCCACACGCGCAGCTTCATCCCCGAGCGCGAGGCCGCCTGA